One window of the Pieris rapae chromosome 13, ilPieRapa1.1, whole genome shotgun sequence genome contains the following:
- the LOC111003741 gene encoding glycogen-binding subunit 76A isoform X1, giving the protein MSLEHQIPLMKKTQMNGDHASSQCGLTSLLPMSCRGRAAAFARDLQSRLRNLGTPQDAECENSWLNRENGVHRPSTSSQRDLDTFYDFELECESPSSPVEEYSAPFTERFPEDSELPFYDIDSDELKEQKKFVLKHPDNGKNGFKFTTAFFTESPIKSQPVPKENGHLEKPLFSAITFEGCARQNSFDEVDCVVPTLCNLENGRILPHISSTIDSDSEFESAKSEPSDVIEDYTDLDKRSDDNSEALENISLDAELPEEDETKVEQESVNCESKVENGNHEANQILETDCLSATENEQKHSNEENKLEEEGEDDRPQRVRRCSSLKTGKTPPGTPGRKKIVRFADVLGLDLADVKTFMDEIPVIPKSAYDDLTGCDVQNSPPARPTPRLGALTLVPLFRLPNDLTDKLEKQNICLESARVSDGVHITICGSVRVRNLDFHKTVHIRYTMNRWKTYTDLQAIYVQGSCDGYSDRFQFVLYAPCISSGQRLEIAARFQCKGQQFWDNNCGANYCFDCLALGAMLTASSPPGVLHPTVDWHPSFY; this is encoded by the exons atgtcatTGGAGCATCAAATACCTCTGATGAAaaag acGCAGATGAATGGTGATCACGCCAGCTCTCAGTGCGGTCTGACGTCGCTGCTGCCCATGTCTTGTCGTGGTCGGGCCGCAGCGTTCGCGCGAGACTTACAATCCAGACTCCGGAACCTCGGTACTCCTCAAGATGCGGAATGCGAGAATTCTTGGCTCAACAGAGAGAATGGCGTACACCGGCCGTCCACGTCGTCACAGCGAGACCTAGATACCTTCTACGATTTTGAGCTCGAATGTGAAAGCCCGTCCAGCCCCGTCGAAGAGTACTCAGCACCATTTACGGAACGATTCCCTGAAGACTCAGAGCTCCCTTTCTACGATATCGACTCCGACGAACTTAAAGAACAGAAAAAGTTTGTACTGAAGCACCCTGATAATGGGAAAAATGGATTTAAATTCACAACAGCTTTTTTCACAGAATCTCCTATTAAATCGCAACCAGTCCCAAAAGAAAACGGACACCTTGAAAAACCATTATTTTCGGCAATTACATTTGAAGGGTGTGCCAGGCAAAATAGTTTTGATGAAGTAGACTGTGTAGTGCCAACTTTGTGTAATTTGGAAAATGGCAGGATACTTCCACATATAAGTTCCACGATCGACAGTGATTCTGAGTTTGAGTCTGCAAAGAGCGAGCCTTCAGATGTAATCGAAGATTATACAGATTTAGATAAACGCTCAGATGATAACAGCGAAGCTCTAGAAAATATCTCTCTCGACGCTGAACTACCGGAAGAAGATGAAACAAAGGTTGAGCAGGAATCAGTCAATTGTGAATCGAAGGTGGAGAATGGTAATCACGAGGCCAACCAAATTTTAGAAACTGACTGTTTATCAGCAACTGAAAACGAACAAAAACACTCAAATGAAGAAAATAAACTCGAAGAGGAAGGAGAAGATGATAGGCCACAGCGAGTGAGACGATGCTCGTCTTTGAAAACGGGTAAAACTCCGCCGGGGACGCCAGGcaggaaaaaaattgtacgaTTCGCAGACGTTCTAGGTCTCGATTTAGCTGATGTGAAAACATTTATGGATGAGATCCCTGTAATTCCTAAGTCTGCTTATGATGATCTGACCGGGTGTGATGTCCAAAACTCCCCTCCTGCTCGCCCCACTCCAAGACTTGGTGCTCTGACGCTAGTTCCTCTTTTCCGACTTCCCAACGATTTAACAGACAAGctcgaaaaacaaaatatttgtcttGAAAGTGCAAGAGTCTCGGATGGCGTTCACATTACGATTTGTGGCTCTGTGCGTGTTAGGAATTTAGACTTTCACAAGACAGTTCACATACGATACACGATGAATCGATGGAAAACTTATACAGATTTACAAGCAATTTACGTGCAAGGCTCGTGTGATGGCTATTCTGATCGTTTTCAGTTTGTACTCTATGCTCCCTGTATATCGTCAGGACAAAGACTGGAAATTGCTGCTAGATTTCAGTGCAAAGGTCAACAGTTTTGGGATAACAACTGCGGAGCAAACTACTGTTTCGACTGCTTGGCTCTGGGTGCAATGTTGACTGCATCATCACCTCCTGGCGTCCTTCACCCTACCGTAGACTGGCATCCTTCTTTCTACTGA
- the LOC111003741 gene encoding glycogen-binding subunit 76A isoform X4, whose translation MNGDHASSQCGLTSLLPMSCRGRAAAFARDLQSRLRNLGTPQDAECENSWLNRENGVHRPSTSSQRDLDTFYDFELECESPSSPVEEYSAPFTERFPEDSELPFYDIDSDELKEQKKFVLKHPDNGKNGFKFTTAFFTESPIKSQPVPKENGHLEKPLFSAITFEGCARQNSFDEVDCVVPTLCNLENGRILPHISSTIDSDSEFESAKSEPSDVIEDYTDLDKRSDDNSEALENISLDAELPEEDETKVEQESVNCESKVENGNHEANQILETDCLSATENEQKHSNEENKLEEEGEDDRPQRVRRCSSLKTGKTPPGTPGRKKIVRFADVLGLDLADVKTFMDEIPVIPKSAYDDLTGCDVQNSPPARPTPRLGALTLVPLFRLPNDLTDKLEKQNICLESARVSDGVHITICGSVRVRNLDFHKTVHIRYTMNRWKTYTDLQAIYVQGSCDGYSDRFQFVLYAPCISSGQRLEIAARFQCKGQQFWDNNCGANYCFDCLALGAMLTASSPPGVLHPTVDWHPSFY comes from the coding sequence ATGAATGGTGATCACGCCAGCTCTCAGTGCGGTCTGACGTCGCTGCTGCCCATGTCTTGTCGTGGTCGGGCCGCAGCGTTCGCGCGAGACTTACAATCCAGACTCCGGAACCTCGGTACTCCTCAAGATGCGGAATGCGAGAATTCTTGGCTCAACAGAGAGAATGGCGTACACCGGCCGTCCACGTCGTCACAGCGAGACCTAGATACCTTCTACGATTTTGAGCTCGAATGTGAAAGCCCGTCCAGCCCCGTCGAAGAGTACTCAGCACCATTTACGGAACGATTCCCTGAAGACTCAGAGCTCCCTTTCTACGATATCGACTCCGACGAACTTAAAGAACAGAAAAAGTTTGTACTGAAGCACCCTGATAATGGGAAAAATGGATTTAAATTCACAACAGCTTTTTTCACAGAATCTCCTATTAAATCGCAACCAGTCCCAAAAGAAAACGGACACCTTGAAAAACCATTATTTTCGGCAATTACATTTGAAGGGTGTGCCAGGCAAAATAGTTTTGATGAAGTAGACTGTGTAGTGCCAACTTTGTGTAATTTGGAAAATGGCAGGATACTTCCACATATAAGTTCCACGATCGACAGTGATTCTGAGTTTGAGTCTGCAAAGAGCGAGCCTTCAGATGTAATCGAAGATTATACAGATTTAGATAAACGCTCAGATGATAACAGCGAAGCTCTAGAAAATATCTCTCTCGACGCTGAACTACCGGAAGAAGATGAAACAAAGGTTGAGCAGGAATCAGTCAATTGTGAATCGAAGGTGGAGAATGGTAATCACGAGGCCAACCAAATTTTAGAAACTGACTGTTTATCAGCAACTGAAAACGAACAAAAACACTCAAATGAAGAAAATAAACTCGAAGAGGAAGGAGAAGATGATAGGCCACAGCGAGTGAGACGATGCTCGTCTTTGAAAACGGGTAAAACTCCGCCGGGGACGCCAGGcaggaaaaaaattgtacgaTTCGCAGACGTTCTAGGTCTCGATTTAGCTGATGTGAAAACATTTATGGATGAGATCCCTGTAATTCCTAAGTCTGCTTATGATGATCTGACCGGGTGTGATGTCCAAAACTCCCCTCCTGCTCGCCCCACTCCAAGACTTGGTGCTCTGACGCTAGTTCCTCTTTTCCGACTTCCCAACGATTTAACAGACAAGctcgaaaaacaaaatatttgtcttGAAAGTGCAAGAGTCTCGGATGGCGTTCACATTACGATTTGTGGCTCTGTGCGTGTTAGGAATTTAGACTTTCACAAGACAGTTCACATACGATACACGATGAATCGATGGAAAACTTATACAGATTTACAAGCAATTTACGTGCAAGGCTCGTGTGATGGCTATTCTGATCGTTTTCAGTTTGTACTCTATGCTCCCTGTATATCGTCAGGACAAAGACTGGAAATTGCTGCTAGATTTCAGTGCAAAGGTCAACAGTTTTGGGATAACAACTGCGGAGCAAACTACTGTTTCGACTGCTTGGCTCTGGGTGCAATGTTGACTGCATCATCACCTCCTGGCGTCCTTCACCCTACCGTAGACTGGCATCCTTCTTTCTACTGA
- the LOC111003741 gene encoding glycogen-binding subunit 76A isoform X3: MKKTQMNGDHASSQCGLTSLLPMSCRGRAAAFARDLQSRLRNLGTPQDAECENSWLNRENGVHRPSTSSQRDLDTFYDFELECESPSSPVEEYSAPFTERFPEDSELPFYDIDSDELKEQKKFVLKHPDNGKNGFKFTTAFFTESPIKSQPVPKENGHLEKPLFSAITFEGCARQNSFDEVDCVVPTLCNLENGRILPHISSTIDSDSEFESAKSEPSDVIEDYTDLDKRSDDNSEALENISLDAELPEEDETKVEQESVNCESKVENGNHEANQILETDCLSATENEQKHSNEENKLEEEGEDDRPQRVRRCSSLKTGKTPPGTPGRKKIVRFADVLGLDLADVKTFMDEIPVIPKSAYDDLTGCDVQNSPPARPTPRLGALTLVPLFRLPNDLTDKLEKQNICLESARVSDGVHITICGSVRVRNLDFHKTVHIRYTMNRWKTYTDLQAIYVQGSCDGYSDRFQFVLYAPCISSGQRLEIAARFQCKGQQFWDNNCGANYCFDCLALGAMLTASSPPGVLHPTVDWHPSFY; encoded by the coding sequence acGCAGATGAATGGTGATCACGCCAGCTCTCAGTGCGGTCTGACGTCGCTGCTGCCCATGTCTTGTCGTGGTCGGGCCGCAGCGTTCGCGCGAGACTTACAATCCAGACTCCGGAACCTCGGTACTCCTCAAGATGCGGAATGCGAGAATTCTTGGCTCAACAGAGAGAATGGCGTACACCGGCCGTCCACGTCGTCACAGCGAGACCTAGATACCTTCTACGATTTTGAGCTCGAATGTGAAAGCCCGTCCAGCCCCGTCGAAGAGTACTCAGCACCATTTACGGAACGATTCCCTGAAGACTCAGAGCTCCCTTTCTACGATATCGACTCCGACGAACTTAAAGAACAGAAAAAGTTTGTACTGAAGCACCCTGATAATGGGAAAAATGGATTTAAATTCACAACAGCTTTTTTCACAGAATCTCCTATTAAATCGCAACCAGTCCCAAAAGAAAACGGACACCTTGAAAAACCATTATTTTCGGCAATTACATTTGAAGGGTGTGCCAGGCAAAATAGTTTTGATGAAGTAGACTGTGTAGTGCCAACTTTGTGTAATTTGGAAAATGGCAGGATACTTCCACATATAAGTTCCACGATCGACAGTGATTCTGAGTTTGAGTCTGCAAAGAGCGAGCCTTCAGATGTAATCGAAGATTATACAGATTTAGATAAACGCTCAGATGATAACAGCGAAGCTCTAGAAAATATCTCTCTCGACGCTGAACTACCGGAAGAAGATGAAACAAAGGTTGAGCAGGAATCAGTCAATTGTGAATCGAAGGTGGAGAATGGTAATCACGAGGCCAACCAAATTTTAGAAACTGACTGTTTATCAGCAACTGAAAACGAACAAAAACACTCAAATGAAGAAAATAAACTCGAAGAGGAAGGAGAAGATGATAGGCCACAGCGAGTGAGACGATGCTCGTCTTTGAAAACGGGTAAAACTCCGCCGGGGACGCCAGGcaggaaaaaaattgtacgaTTCGCAGACGTTCTAGGTCTCGATTTAGCTGATGTGAAAACATTTATGGATGAGATCCCTGTAATTCCTAAGTCTGCTTATGATGATCTGACCGGGTGTGATGTCCAAAACTCCCCTCCTGCTCGCCCCACTCCAAGACTTGGTGCTCTGACGCTAGTTCCTCTTTTCCGACTTCCCAACGATTTAACAGACAAGctcgaaaaacaaaatatttgtcttGAAAGTGCAAGAGTCTCGGATGGCGTTCACATTACGATTTGTGGCTCTGTGCGTGTTAGGAATTTAGACTTTCACAAGACAGTTCACATACGATACACGATGAATCGATGGAAAACTTATACAGATTTACAAGCAATTTACGTGCAAGGCTCGTGTGATGGCTATTCTGATCGTTTTCAGTTTGTACTCTATGCTCCCTGTATATCGTCAGGACAAAGACTGGAAATTGCTGCTAGATTTCAGTGCAAAGGTCAACAGTTTTGGGATAACAACTGCGGAGCAAACTACTGTTTCGACTGCTTGGCTCTGGGTGCAATGTTGACTGCATCATCACCTCCTGGCGTCCTTCACCCTACCGTAGACTGGCATCCTTCTTTCTACTGA
- the LOC111003741 gene encoding glycogen-binding subunit 76A isoform X2, whose amino-acid sequence MDLRTQMNGDHASSQCGLTSLLPMSCRGRAAAFARDLQSRLRNLGTPQDAECENSWLNRENGVHRPSTSSQRDLDTFYDFELECESPSSPVEEYSAPFTERFPEDSELPFYDIDSDELKEQKKFVLKHPDNGKNGFKFTTAFFTESPIKSQPVPKENGHLEKPLFSAITFEGCARQNSFDEVDCVVPTLCNLENGRILPHISSTIDSDSEFESAKSEPSDVIEDYTDLDKRSDDNSEALENISLDAELPEEDETKVEQESVNCESKVENGNHEANQILETDCLSATENEQKHSNEENKLEEEGEDDRPQRVRRCSSLKTGKTPPGTPGRKKIVRFADVLGLDLADVKTFMDEIPVIPKSAYDDLTGCDVQNSPPARPTPRLGALTLVPLFRLPNDLTDKLEKQNICLESARVSDGVHITICGSVRVRNLDFHKTVHIRYTMNRWKTYTDLQAIYVQGSCDGYSDRFQFVLYAPCISSGQRLEIAARFQCKGQQFWDNNCGANYCFDCLALGAMLTASSPPGVLHPTVDWHPSFY is encoded by the coding sequence acGCAGATGAATGGTGATCACGCCAGCTCTCAGTGCGGTCTGACGTCGCTGCTGCCCATGTCTTGTCGTGGTCGGGCCGCAGCGTTCGCGCGAGACTTACAATCCAGACTCCGGAACCTCGGTACTCCTCAAGATGCGGAATGCGAGAATTCTTGGCTCAACAGAGAGAATGGCGTACACCGGCCGTCCACGTCGTCACAGCGAGACCTAGATACCTTCTACGATTTTGAGCTCGAATGTGAAAGCCCGTCCAGCCCCGTCGAAGAGTACTCAGCACCATTTACGGAACGATTCCCTGAAGACTCAGAGCTCCCTTTCTACGATATCGACTCCGACGAACTTAAAGAACAGAAAAAGTTTGTACTGAAGCACCCTGATAATGGGAAAAATGGATTTAAATTCACAACAGCTTTTTTCACAGAATCTCCTATTAAATCGCAACCAGTCCCAAAAGAAAACGGACACCTTGAAAAACCATTATTTTCGGCAATTACATTTGAAGGGTGTGCCAGGCAAAATAGTTTTGATGAAGTAGACTGTGTAGTGCCAACTTTGTGTAATTTGGAAAATGGCAGGATACTTCCACATATAAGTTCCACGATCGACAGTGATTCTGAGTTTGAGTCTGCAAAGAGCGAGCCTTCAGATGTAATCGAAGATTATACAGATTTAGATAAACGCTCAGATGATAACAGCGAAGCTCTAGAAAATATCTCTCTCGACGCTGAACTACCGGAAGAAGATGAAACAAAGGTTGAGCAGGAATCAGTCAATTGTGAATCGAAGGTGGAGAATGGTAATCACGAGGCCAACCAAATTTTAGAAACTGACTGTTTATCAGCAACTGAAAACGAACAAAAACACTCAAATGAAGAAAATAAACTCGAAGAGGAAGGAGAAGATGATAGGCCACAGCGAGTGAGACGATGCTCGTCTTTGAAAACGGGTAAAACTCCGCCGGGGACGCCAGGcaggaaaaaaattgtacgaTTCGCAGACGTTCTAGGTCTCGATTTAGCTGATGTGAAAACATTTATGGATGAGATCCCTGTAATTCCTAAGTCTGCTTATGATGATCTGACCGGGTGTGATGTCCAAAACTCCCCTCCTGCTCGCCCCACTCCAAGACTTGGTGCTCTGACGCTAGTTCCTCTTTTCCGACTTCCCAACGATTTAACAGACAAGctcgaaaaacaaaatatttgtcttGAAAGTGCAAGAGTCTCGGATGGCGTTCACATTACGATTTGTGGCTCTGTGCGTGTTAGGAATTTAGACTTTCACAAGACAGTTCACATACGATACACGATGAATCGATGGAAAACTTATACAGATTTACAAGCAATTTACGTGCAAGGCTCGTGTGATGGCTATTCTGATCGTTTTCAGTTTGTACTCTATGCTCCCTGTATATCGTCAGGACAAAGACTGGAAATTGCTGCTAGATTTCAGTGCAAAGGTCAACAGTTTTGGGATAACAACTGCGGAGCAAACTACTGTTTCGACTGCTTGGCTCTGGGTGCAATGTTGACTGCATCATCACCTCCTGGCGTCCTTCACCCTACCGTAGACTGGCATCCTTCTTTCTACTGA